A single genomic interval of Bos javanicus breed banteng chromosome 26, ARS-OSU_banteng_1.0, whole genome shotgun sequence harbors:
- the HELLS gene encoding lymphoid-specific helicase isoform X2: MPAQRPANSGGPLSPDVVEQPETAVITPAMLEEEEQLEAAGLERERKMLEKEQKKKEKLERKKESLKVTKDKNSIDASEENAVIKKKRGREDESYNISEVMSKEEILSVAKKNKKENEDESSSSNMCVEDLQKNKDSNSKIKDRLSQTVRQNTKFFFDPVRKCNGQPVPFQQPKHFTGGVMRWYQVEGMEWLRMLWENGINGILADEMGLGKTVQCIATIALMIQRGVPGPFLVCGPLSTLPNWMAEFKRFTPEIPTMLYHGTQQERRILVKHIHERKGTLQIHPVVITSFEIAMRDRTTLQNCYWKYLIVDEGHRIKNMKCRLIRELKRFNADNKLLLTGTPLQNNLSELWSLLNFLLPDVFDDLKSFESWFDITSLSETAEDIIAKEREQNVLHMLHQILTPFLLRRLKSDVALEVPPKREVVVYAPLSKKQEIFYTAIVNRTIANMFGSSEKETVELSPTGRPKRRTRKSVDYSKIDDFPNELEKLISQIQPEVDRERTIVETSVPIESEVNLKLQNIMMLLRKCCNHPYLIEYPIDPVTQEFKVDEELVINSGKFLILDRMLPELKTRGHKVLLFSQMTRMLDILMDYCHFRNFNFSRLDGSMSYSEREKNIHSFNTDPDVFIFLVSTRAGGLGINLTAADTVIIYDSDWNPQSDLQAQDRCHRIGQTRPVVVYRLVTANTIDQKIVERAAAKRKLEKLIIHKNHFKGGQSGLNQSKNFLDPKELMELLKSRDYEREVKGSREKVISDKDLELLLDRSDLLDQMNASGPVKEKMGIFKILENSEDSSSECLF; encoded by the exons gagcagaagaagaaagagaaactggagagaaaaaaggaatccTTGAAAGTTACGAAG GATAAAAATTCCATTGATGCAAGTGAGGAGAATGCAG tcataaaaaagaagagaggaagagaagatgaatcatacaatatttcagAGGTCATGTCAAAAGAG GAAATTTTGTCTgtggccaagaaaaataaaaaggagaatgaG GATGAGAGCTCCTCTTCTAATATGTGTGTAGAAgatcttcagaaaaataaagattcaaaTAGTAAAATTAAAGATAGATTATCTCAAACGGTTAGGCAAAATACAAAATTCTTTTTTGACCCTGTTCGGAAATGTAACGGACAGCCAGTACCCTTTCAACAACCAAAACACTTCACGGGAGGAGTGATGCGGTGGTACCAAGTGGAAGGCATGGAATGGCTTAGG ATGCTTTGGGAAAATGGAATTAACGGTATTTTAGCAGATGAAATGGGATTGGGGAAGACAGTTCAGTGCATTGCTACAATTGCATTGATGATTCAGAGAGGTGTACCTGGACCTTTTCTCGTCTGTGGCCCTTTGTCTACACTTCCTAACTGGATGGCTGAATTCAAAAGATTTACACCAGAA attcctACTATGTTATATCACGGGACCCAGCAAGAGCGTCGGATATTGGTAAAGCATATTCACGAACGGAAAGGGACACTACAGATTCATCCTGTGGTGATCACTTCATTTGAGATAGCCATGAGAGACCGAACTACATTACAG AATTGCTATTGGAAATACTTAATAGTAGATGAAGGACACAGAATTAAGAACATGAAGTGCCGCCTAATTAGGGAGTTAAAACGATTCAATGCGGATAACAAACTTCTTTTGACTGGTACTCCTTTGCAGAACAATTTATCAGAGCTTTGGTCATTGCTAAACTTTTTGCTGCCAGATGTATTTGATGACTTGAAAAG cttTGAATCTTGGTTTGATATCACTAGTCTTTCTGAAACTGCTGAAGATATTATTGCTaaagagagagaacagaatgTATTACATATGCTGCATCAG attttaacACCTTTCTTACTGAGAAGACTAAAATCTGATGTTGCCCTTGAAGTTCCTCCTAAACGAGAAGTAGTTGTTTATGCACCACTTTCAAAGAAACAAGAGATCTTTTACACAGCCATTGTGAACCGTACAATTGCAAACATGTTTGGATCCAGTGAG AAAGAAACAGTTGAGCTGAGTCCCACTGGACGACCAAAACGCCGAACTAGAAAGTCAGTAGATTACAGCAAAATAGATGATTTCCCTAATGAATTAGAAAAACTGATCAGCCAAATACAGCCAGAGGTAGACCGAGAAAG AACTATTGTGGAAACAAGTGTCCCTATAGAATCTGAAGTTAATCTGAAGTTGCAGAATATAATGATGCTACTTCGAAAATGCTGTAACCATCCATATTTGATTGAGTACCCTATAGATCCAGTTACACAAGAGTTTAAG GTTGATGAAGAGCTGGTAATAAATTCTGGGAAATTCTTAATTTTGGATCGAATGCTGCCAGAACTAAAAACTAGAGGTCACAAG GTGCTGCTTTTTTCACAAATGACAAGAATGTTGGACATTTTGATGGATTACTGTCACTTTAGAAATTTCAACTTTAGTAGGCTTGATGGATCCATGTCatattcagagagagaaaaaaat ATACACAGCTTCAACACAGATCCAGATGTGTTTATCTTTTTAGTGAGTACCCGAGCTGGTGGCCTGGGCATTAATTTGACTGCAGCAGATACTGTTATCATTTATGATAGTGATTGG aacCCCCAGTCTGATCTTCAGGCCCAGGATAGATGTCATAGAATTGGTCAGACAAGGCCAGTTGTTGTATATCGTCTTGTTACAGCAAATACTATTGATCAGAAAATTGTGGAAAGAGCAGCTgctaaaagaaaactggaaaagttGATCATCCacaaaa ATCATTTCAAAGGTGGTCAATCTGGATTAAATCAATCTAAGAACTTTTTAGACCCTAAGGAATTAATGGAATTATTAAAATCAAGAGATTATGAAAG GGAAGTAAAAGGATCAAGAGAGAAAGTCATTAGTGATAAAGATCTGGAGTTGCTGTTAGATCGAAGTGATCTTCTTG atCAAATGAATGCCTCAGGACCAGTTAAAGAGAAGATGGGGATTTTCAAGATactagaaaattctgaagatTCTAGTTCtgaatgtttgttttaa